CTTCTATATGATAAGTACATGGTTACTGAATTAATTTACAATAGATTTTATAGTTGTATTTTTAGAAGAAAAAACTATTTTAGAGATAGTAAAGACTCTTTAGAGATATTTATAAAGAGTACCTAAAGACCCCTAAACCCGAGTATTTACAATAATTAAAGATACTAAAGACACTAAAGAGGGTAAAAAGTTGTGTAAAAAAACAATTAATTATTAAAAAAAAATTATATCATTATAAAATATAAATCTCATCCTCATGTATTTAATAAAAAATAATAGCACACATTAAACACACAATAAACACACAATAAAATAATAAATATTAATATAATATAAAATTATAGAAGCTTAAAATATAGGTATATACTGGTTTATAAACTTATATAAAATTATGTAATATATATAGAATAGATTCCCCTCGTCTCCACCATTGAAATCCACGAAAAAGATATTGACATAAATTTATGTTAATATCTTTTTTATTTTATAAACTATTGAATACGTATTTTAATAAAATAAATTAGAGGAGTAAGTATGAAAAAAATATACCTAATAATAATAACGATATTAGTATTATTTCAGATATCTGGTTGCACAGATACAAGTATACCAGAAGCGATAGAGGGATATATAAACGATATAGAGGTGGTTAATCAAACTGTAAAAGAAAAACATCCAAACCCATTTACATTTGTCAGTCAAGAAGAATGGGATAAAAATATCAAAGAGCTAAAAGAAAATGCCAATAGAATGAGCAAAGAAGAAATAAATCTAAAATTAAAAGACATAGTTGCAGATATAACAGATGCACATACCAATTACTATTTTCAATTATCGAAGAAAGATAAAATTTATCCACTATATATGAAATGGTTTGAAGAAGACCTGAGAATATTGGGAACATTTAAAGAAGATGAGGATATATTAGGATATAAAATTTTAGGTATTAACGGAACTGAAATATATAAAGTTATTGAATTACTTTCTAGTTTATATGGATACGACAATGATGTAAGTAAAAAGCTATTTTCCGCTTCATATCTAATTGTACATACTTATTTAGATTATATAGGGGTAGCAGAGGGGAATACAATTACATTAAATCTAGAAGATAATAATGGAAATAAAATAAATAAGAAAATAAAGTCAATCTCATCACAAGGCGAATATCTAGATAAAGAACGTATATATTACCCTGATAAATTTAAAAATAGAAATATACCTATATCAGAGCAGAAACCTGAAGGATCTAGAGAGGGTTATTGGTATAAATTTGTAGAAAAAGATAATTTATTATTTATTTCATACAAAGCATGTATAGATGAGGACTTTACTGGATTTAAAAATGAAGTGATAAAAATTTTAAAAGATAATTACGAAAATATTGATAGCATTGTATTTGACTTGAGAGATAATGGAGGAGGAAATTCAGTATATCTACAAAGTTTGATAGATACAATTAAGATTGTTGATAGAGAAGATAAAATGAAAGTATATACATTTATTAATAATGGAACATTTTCATCTGGTGCTTTAGGAACTATAAACTTAGCTGATAGGTTAGATTCTACAACAATAGGAAGTAATACAGGTGTAATTAAATATAGTTATGGCGATATTAAGGAAATAGAACTACCAAATCTAGATGCATACTTAGGATATTCACACAAAACTTTTAATTATGAAACATTAGTCATTAAAGAAGATACATTGAAGTTATTCAAGGAGACTGAAGATTTAAAAAGTACTTTAGGACCTAATGTGTATATTGAAGAAACTTTTGAGGATTATGAAAATGGAATAGATGAATGCTATGAGTATGTAATAAATCAACAATAATTAAGTTATCTATATTAAAAAATATGTCTTAATACGATAGTTAAATTAAATAACTATGCTTAATAAAAACAGTTTAAATAAATAGTAAATGTGTTATAATAATATTATTAAAAAGAAAAAAGGACTACAATCTATTGGGAAGTAGAGTGTATGTTCCATAAAAGTAAATTTTATTTGCGGAACTTGATTTTTATATCAAGCTCGAAGACACTCTTACTTTTGGTCGGGCAAGAGTGTCTTTTTAATTTATCAGATATGTAACTAGCAACTATACTTGAAGGTATACCTACTAGAAAACTAATAATTATATTAAAAAGAAAATTGTCCATACTTCCACCTCCTTCCTATTTGGAAGTAGGTTAAAGCCCTAGTATGTGAACAACACTCTGATAGATTGTAGTCTATTTGAGATTATAACATAATGTTAAGTATAAATATACATTGAAATTATAAAAATAATTAAATAGATAATCGTGGGTATTATTCTTGTGAATCGTCTCCACCATTGAAATCCACGAAAACCATATTGATTAAAATCAGTATAGTTTTTTATTTTTAAATTTAGCTAGAATAAATAAACTAAAAGGCTAATCTTACTCCTTAGTAAGATTAGTCTTTTTATTGTAAGTTTAACGTTATGGTTTTAAAACTACATATAAAGTAAAGTATATACATAATAAAAAAGGAGTTATATTTAGTTAATTAAAATATATGCAAATATAATCAATTATAGTACAATGTAATCATAGAGAGGTTGTGATTGCATTGAGTAAACATTATAAACCAAAGGAGTTTGCAGAATTATTAAATGTATCTGTTATAACTCTACAACGTTGGGATAACGATAATAAATTAAAAGCATTTAGAAGTCCTACAAATAGAAGATACTATACTTATGAACAATATCTCGAATATAAGGGTATTCACAAAGAAGAAAGTGATAGAAAAACCGTTATTTACACAAGAGTTTCAACTTCTAATCAAAAAGATTATTTAAAAAATCAAGTGGAATTTCTTAGACAATATGCTAATGCAAAAGGCATAATAGTGGATGAAGTTATTGAGGACTTTGGAAGTGGATTAAACTATAATCGAAAAAAATGGAATAAGCTAATTGATAGTTGTATGACTAATGAAGTAAATACAATTATAGTAACTCATAAAGATAGGTTTATTCGATTTGGTTATGAATGGTTTGAAAGATTTTTAGCTAAGTTTAATGTAAATATTATAGTAGTTAATAATGAAAGCCTTTCACCACAAGAAGAATTAGTTCAAGATATAATTTCAATACTTCATATATTTAGTTGTCGCATATATGGTTTAAGAAAGTACAAAAAGAAGATTAGAGAGGATGAAGAAGTTGAAAAGAGCATACAAGATAGAGATTAATCCTACACAAGAACAAAAATCTAAAATACATCAAACTATTGGTGTGTCGAGATTTATATATAACTTTTATATAGCTCATAACAAGGAAGTTTATGAGAAGGAAGGTAAGTTTATTAGTGGTATAGATTTTTCTA
Above is a genomic segment from Romboutsia lituseburensis containing:
- a CDS encoding IS607 family transposase gives rise to the protein MSKHYKPKEFAELLNVSVITLQRWDNDNKLKAFRSPTNRRYYTYEQYLEYKGIHKEESDRKTVIYTRVSTSNQKDYLKNQVEFLRQYANAKGIIVDEVIEDFGSGLNYNRKKWNKLIDSCMTNEVNTIIVTHKDRFIRFGYEWFERFLAKFNVNIIVVNNESLSPQEELVQDIISILHIFSCRIYGLRKYKKKIREDEEVEKSIQDRD